In one Brassica oleracea var. oleracea cultivar TO1000 chromosome C9, BOL, whole genome shotgun sequence genomic region, the following are encoded:
- the LOC106312925 gene encoding ankyrin repeat-containing protein At5g02620-like isoform X1, translated as MNNLERSDPSQEIEGPGPVDSAEPKTTNIQEAVRVDIALPNTSSPSQIFTPGREEYLNLCVPLYQAALKGKWKDAEVIIDRNNHIVRAAVTRNQETTLHIAAATKHKTFVKHLLTKMSKSDLALKNKDDNTAICFAAASGTKKIAEMMVDKNEDLPMIRGNGKVTPLYMAALFGHRKMVLYLYDKTDFERLGDSELVDLFHAIIGADIYDVALRMFEWKQSLATSQNSSREIALHLMARKPTAIGRERQLNIFKRLANSIFEGLYFEDKMMGLAHQLVDSMWKLVVKLPEPKVSELLRTPTRLLFDAASSGNVEFLVILIRAYPDLLWKVDEKNQSLFHIAALNRHESIFNIIYELGSIKDLIAAYKEVSTRNNMLHLVASLPPPGRLQIVSGAALQMQRELLWFKAVKKIVPHSYIKAKNSKGEVAQDLFTEKHKELRKEGEKWMKDTATSCMLVSTLIATVVFAAPFTVPGGINDTTGFPILKNKVWFNVFLLSDAVALFSSSISIVIFLSILTSRYAEDDFLVSLPSRLMLGLLALFVSINSMVISFSATLFLIPDWSFAWNLTLLICLAFIISLSFALLHVKLWFDTLRSAYWSKYLFQSRSRRLYL; from the exons ATGAACAATTTGGAAAGAAGCGATCCTTCTCAAGAAATTGAAGGACCAGGTCCAGTTGACTCAGCTGAACCTAAAACGACGAACATTCAGGAAGCTGTGAGAGTGGATATTGCACTACCAAACACATCATCACCCAGTCAAATTTTCACCCCTGGAAGAGAGGAATATCTGAATCTCTGTGTTCCTCTGTATCAAGCTGCTCTGAAAGGTAAATGGAAAGATGCCGAAGTAATAATTGATCGGAACAACCATATTGTACGAGCAGCAGTTACTCGTAATCAGGAGACGACTCTTCACATTGCTGCTGCTACAAAGCACAAGACATTTGTGAAACATCTTCTTACAAAAATGAGTAAAAGTGATTTGGCCCTGAAGAACAAAGATGACAACACAGCGATTTGTTTCGCAGCTGCCTCGGGAACTAAGAAAATTGCTGAAATGATGGTCGATAAAAATGAAGATCTTCCAATGATTCGAGGCAATGGAAAAGTGACACCACTTTACATGGCTGCTTTGTTTGGACATAGGAAGATGGTTTTGTACCTTTATGACAAGACAGACTTTGAAAGACTAGGTGATTCCGAGCTTGTTGATCTCTTTCATGCCATCATAGGAGCTGATATCTATG ATGTTGCTCTGAGGATGTTTGAGTGGAAGCAGTCGTTAGCCACTTCGCAAAATAGTAGTAGAGAGATTGCTTTGCACTTAATGGCACGGAAACCTACAGCAATTGGCCGTGAGAGACAACTCAATATCTTTAAGAGACTAGCAAACTCCA TTTTTGAAGGTCTCTACTTTGAGGATAAAATGATGGGTTTAGCTCATCAACTGGTTGATAGTATGTGGAAATTGGTTGTGAAGCTGCCTGAGCCGAAAGTCTCAGAATTACTTAGGACACCAACGAGGTTACTCTTCGATGCTGCATCATCAGGGAACGTTGAGTTTCTAGTGATTCTAATCCGTGCATATCCTGATCTTCTATGGAAAGTAGACGAGAAGAACCAGAGCCTGTTTCACATTGCTGCATTAAACCGTCATGAAAGCATCTTTAATATCATTTACGAACTCGGTTCCATCAAGGATTTGATAGCGGCATATAAGGAGGTTTCAACTAGAAACAATATGTTGCACCTCGTAGCTAGCTTGCCTCCTCCTGGTCGTTTGCAGATAGTGTCCGGGGCAGCACTTCAAATGCAAAGAGAACTTCTTTGGTTCAAG GCTGTGAAAAAAATTGTCCCTCATTCATATATCAAGGCCAAAAACAGCAAAGGAGAAGTGGCACAAGATCTCTTTACAGAGAAACACAAAGAACTGCGAAAAGAAGGAGAGAAATGGATGAAAGATACTGCAACCTCATGCATGCTCGTCTCAACTTTGATAGCCACTGTGGTTTTTGCTGCGCCTTTTACAGTACCAGGCGGGATTAATGACACAACCGGGTTCCCCATCTTAAAGAATAAGGTGTGGTTCAATGTTTTCCTACTGTCAGATGCAGTTGCTCTTTTTTCTTCATCAATTTCCATAGTGATTTTCCTCTCCATCCTCACTTCAAGGTACGCTGAAGATGATTTTCTGGTATCGCTACCCTCGAGACTGATGTTAGGTCTGTTAGCGTTATTTGTCTCCATAAACAGTATGGTCATATCCTTCAGTGCTACATTGTTCTTGATCCCAGACTGGAGTTTTGCATGGAACCTAACTCTCCTCATCTGCCTTGCTTTCATCATCTCTCTGTCATTTGCTCTGCTACACGTTAAGCTTTGGTTCGACACTCTGCGCTCCGCCTATTGGTCCAAGTACCTCTTTCAGTCACGAAGCCGGAGATTATATCTTTGA
- the LOC106312925 gene encoding ankyrin repeat-containing protein At5g02620-like isoform X2 encodes MNNLERSDPSQEIEGPGPVDSAEPKTTNIQEAVRVDIALPNTSSPSQIFTPGREEYLNLCVPLYQAALKGKWKDAEVIIDRNNHIVRAAVTRNQETTLHIAAATKHKTFVKHLLTKMSKSDLALKNKDDNTAICFAAASGTKKIAEMMVDKNEDLPMIRGNGKVTPLYMAALFGHRKMVLYLYDKTDFERLGDSELVDLFHAIIGADIYDVALRMFEWKQSLATSQNSSREIALHLMARKPTAIGRERQLNIFKRLANSIFEGLYFEDKMMGLAHQLVDSMWKLVVKLPEPKVSELLRTPTRLLFDAASSGNVEFLVILIRAYPDLLWKVDEKNQSLFHIAALNRHESIFNIIYELGSIKDLIAAYKEVSTRNNMLHLVASLPPPGRLQIVSGAALQMQRELLWFKAVKKIVPHSYIKAKNSKGEVAQDLFTEKHKELRKEGEKWMKDTATSCMLVSTLIATVVFAAPFTVPGGINDTTGFPILKNKVWFNVFLLSDAVALFSSSISIVIFLSILTSRLEFCMEPNSPHLPCFHHLSVICSATR; translated from the exons ATGAACAATTTGGAAAGAAGCGATCCTTCTCAAGAAATTGAAGGACCAGGTCCAGTTGACTCAGCTGAACCTAAAACGACGAACATTCAGGAAGCTGTGAGAGTGGATATTGCACTACCAAACACATCATCACCCAGTCAAATTTTCACCCCTGGAAGAGAGGAATATCTGAATCTCTGTGTTCCTCTGTATCAAGCTGCTCTGAAAGGTAAATGGAAAGATGCCGAAGTAATAATTGATCGGAACAACCATATTGTACGAGCAGCAGTTACTCGTAATCAGGAGACGACTCTTCACATTGCTGCTGCTACAAAGCACAAGACATTTGTGAAACATCTTCTTACAAAAATGAGTAAAAGTGATTTGGCCCTGAAGAACAAAGATGACAACACAGCGATTTGTTTCGCAGCTGCCTCGGGAACTAAGAAAATTGCTGAAATGATGGTCGATAAAAATGAAGATCTTCCAATGATTCGAGGCAATGGAAAAGTGACACCACTTTACATGGCTGCTTTGTTTGGACATAGGAAGATGGTTTTGTACCTTTATGACAAGACAGACTTTGAAAGACTAGGTGATTCCGAGCTTGTTGATCTCTTTCATGCCATCATAGGAGCTGATATCTATG ATGTTGCTCTGAGGATGTTTGAGTGGAAGCAGTCGTTAGCCACTTCGCAAAATAGTAGTAGAGAGATTGCTTTGCACTTAATGGCACGGAAACCTACAGCAATTGGCCGTGAGAGACAACTCAATATCTTTAAGAGACTAGCAAACTCCA TTTTTGAAGGTCTCTACTTTGAGGATAAAATGATGGGTTTAGCTCATCAACTGGTTGATAGTATGTGGAAATTGGTTGTGAAGCTGCCTGAGCCGAAAGTCTCAGAATTACTTAGGACACCAACGAGGTTACTCTTCGATGCTGCATCATCAGGGAACGTTGAGTTTCTAGTGATTCTAATCCGTGCATATCCTGATCTTCTATGGAAAGTAGACGAGAAGAACCAGAGCCTGTTTCACATTGCTGCATTAAACCGTCATGAAAGCATCTTTAATATCATTTACGAACTCGGTTCCATCAAGGATTTGATAGCGGCATATAAGGAGGTTTCAACTAGAAACAATATGTTGCACCTCGTAGCTAGCTTGCCTCCTCCTGGTCGTTTGCAGATAGTGTCCGGGGCAGCACTTCAAATGCAAAGAGAACTTCTTTGGTTCAAG GCTGTGAAAAAAATTGTCCCTCATTCATATATCAAGGCCAAAAACAGCAAAGGAGAAGTGGCACAAGATCTCTTTACAGAGAAACACAAAGAACTGCGAAAAGAAGGAGAGAAATGGATGAAAGATACTGCAACCTCATGCATGCTCGTCTCAACTTTGATAGCCACTGTGGTTTTTGCTGCGCCTTTTACAGTACCAGGCGGGATTAATGACACAACCGGGTTCCCCATCTTAAAGAATAAGGTGTGGTTCAATGTTTTCCTACTGTCAGATGCAGTTGCTCTTTTTTCTTCATCAATTTCCATAGTGATTTTCCTCTCCATCCTCACTTCAAG ACTGGAGTTTTGCATGGAACCTAACTCTCCTCATCTGCCTTGCTTTCATCATCTCTCTGTCATTTGCTCTGCTACACGTTAA
- the LOC106312925 gene encoding uncharacterized protein LOC106312925 isoform X3, producing the protein MNNLERSDPSQEIEGPGPVDSAEPKTTNIQEAVRVDIALPNTSSPSQIFTPGREEYLNLCVPLYQAALKGKWKDAEVIIDRNNHIVRAAVTRNQETTLHIAAATKHKTFVKHLLTKMSKSDLALKNKDDNTAICFAAASGTKKIAEMMVDKNEDLPMIRGNGKVTPLYMAALFGHRKMVLYLYDKTDFERLGDSELVDLFHAIIGADIYDVALRMFEWKQSLATSQNSSREIALHLMARKPTAIGRERQLNIFKRLANSIFEGLYFEDKMMGLAHQLVDSMWKLVVKLPEPKVSELLRTPTRLLFDAASSGNVEFLVILIRAYPDLLWKVDEKNQSLFHIAALNRHESIFNIIYELGSIKDLIAAYKEVSTRNNMLHLVASLPPPGRLQIVSGAALQMQRELLWFKAVKKIVPHSYIKAKNSKGEVAQDLFTEKHKELRKEGEKWMKDTATSCMLVSTLIATVVFAAPFTVPGGINDTTGFPILKNKTGVLHGT; encoded by the exons ATGAACAATTTGGAAAGAAGCGATCCTTCTCAAGAAATTGAAGGACCAGGTCCAGTTGACTCAGCTGAACCTAAAACGACGAACATTCAGGAAGCTGTGAGAGTGGATATTGCACTACCAAACACATCATCACCCAGTCAAATTTTCACCCCTGGAAGAGAGGAATATCTGAATCTCTGTGTTCCTCTGTATCAAGCTGCTCTGAAAGGTAAATGGAAAGATGCCGAAGTAATAATTGATCGGAACAACCATATTGTACGAGCAGCAGTTACTCGTAATCAGGAGACGACTCTTCACATTGCTGCTGCTACAAAGCACAAGACATTTGTGAAACATCTTCTTACAAAAATGAGTAAAAGTGATTTGGCCCTGAAGAACAAAGATGACAACACAGCGATTTGTTTCGCAGCTGCCTCGGGAACTAAGAAAATTGCTGAAATGATGGTCGATAAAAATGAAGATCTTCCAATGATTCGAGGCAATGGAAAAGTGACACCACTTTACATGGCTGCTTTGTTTGGACATAGGAAGATGGTTTTGTACCTTTATGACAAGACAGACTTTGAAAGACTAGGTGATTCCGAGCTTGTTGATCTCTTTCATGCCATCATAGGAGCTGATATCTATG ATGTTGCTCTGAGGATGTTTGAGTGGAAGCAGTCGTTAGCCACTTCGCAAAATAGTAGTAGAGAGATTGCTTTGCACTTAATGGCACGGAAACCTACAGCAATTGGCCGTGAGAGACAACTCAATATCTTTAAGAGACTAGCAAACTCCA TTTTTGAAGGTCTCTACTTTGAGGATAAAATGATGGGTTTAGCTCATCAACTGGTTGATAGTATGTGGAAATTGGTTGTGAAGCTGCCTGAGCCGAAAGTCTCAGAATTACTTAGGACACCAACGAGGTTACTCTTCGATGCTGCATCATCAGGGAACGTTGAGTTTCTAGTGATTCTAATCCGTGCATATCCTGATCTTCTATGGAAAGTAGACGAGAAGAACCAGAGCCTGTTTCACATTGCTGCATTAAACCGTCATGAAAGCATCTTTAATATCATTTACGAACTCGGTTCCATCAAGGATTTGATAGCGGCATATAAGGAGGTTTCAACTAGAAACAATATGTTGCACCTCGTAGCTAGCTTGCCTCCTCCTGGTCGTTTGCAGATAGTGTCCGGGGCAGCACTTCAAATGCAAAGAGAACTTCTTTGGTTCAAG GCTGTGAAAAAAATTGTCCCTCATTCATATATCAAGGCCAAAAACAGCAAAGGAGAAGTGGCACAAGATCTCTTTACAGAGAAACACAAAGAACTGCGAAAAGAAGGAGAGAAATGGATGAAAGATACTGCAACCTCATGCATGCTCGTCTCAACTTTGATAGCCACTGTGGTTTTTGCTGCGCCTTTTACAGTACCAGGCGGGATTAATGACACAACCGGGTTCCCCATCTTAAAGAATAAG ACTGGAGTTTTGCATGGAACCTAA
- the LOC106312925 gene encoding uncharacterized protein LOC106312925 isoform X4 — protein MNNLERSDPSQEIEGPGPVDSAEPKTTNIQEAVRVDIALPNTSSPSQIFTPGREEYLNLCVPLYQAALKGKWKDAEVIIDRNNHIVRAAVTRNQETTLHIAAATKHKTFVKHLLTKMSKSDLALKNKDDNTAICFAAASGTKKIAEMMVDKNEDLPMIRGNGKVTPLYMAALFGHRKMVLYLYDKTDFERLGDSELVDLFHAIIGADIYDVALRMFEWKQSLATSQNSSREIALHLMARKPTAIGRERQLNIFKRLANSIFEGLYFEDKMMGLAHQLVDSMWKLVVKLPEPKVSELLRTPTRLLFDAASSGNVEFLVILIRAYPDLLWKVDEKNQSLFHIAALNRHESIFNIIYELGSIKDLIAAYKEVSTRNNMLHLVASLPPPGRLQIVSGAALQMQRELLWFKAVKKIVPHSYIKAKNSKGEVAQDLFTEKHKELRKEGEKWMKDTATSCMLVSTLIATVVFAAPFTVPGGINDTTGFPILKNKVR, from the exons ATGAACAATTTGGAAAGAAGCGATCCTTCTCAAGAAATTGAAGGACCAGGTCCAGTTGACTCAGCTGAACCTAAAACGACGAACATTCAGGAAGCTGTGAGAGTGGATATTGCACTACCAAACACATCATCACCCAGTCAAATTTTCACCCCTGGAAGAGAGGAATATCTGAATCTCTGTGTTCCTCTGTATCAAGCTGCTCTGAAAGGTAAATGGAAAGATGCCGAAGTAATAATTGATCGGAACAACCATATTGTACGAGCAGCAGTTACTCGTAATCAGGAGACGACTCTTCACATTGCTGCTGCTACAAAGCACAAGACATTTGTGAAACATCTTCTTACAAAAATGAGTAAAAGTGATTTGGCCCTGAAGAACAAAGATGACAACACAGCGATTTGTTTCGCAGCTGCCTCGGGAACTAAGAAAATTGCTGAAATGATGGTCGATAAAAATGAAGATCTTCCAATGATTCGAGGCAATGGAAAAGTGACACCACTTTACATGGCTGCTTTGTTTGGACATAGGAAGATGGTTTTGTACCTTTATGACAAGACAGACTTTGAAAGACTAGGTGATTCCGAGCTTGTTGATCTCTTTCATGCCATCATAGGAGCTGATATCTATG ATGTTGCTCTGAGGATGTTTGAGTGGAAGCAGTCGTTAGCCACTTCGCAAAATAGTAGTAGAGAGATTGCTTTGCACTTAATGGCACGGAAACCTACAGCAATTGGCCGTGAGAGACAACTCAATATCTTTAAGAGACTAGCAAACTCCA TTTTTGAAGGTCTCTACTTTGAGGATAAAATGATGGGTTTAGCTCATCAACTGGTTGATAGTATGTGGAAATTGGTTGTGAAGCTGCCTGAGCCGAAAGTCTCAGAATTACTTAGGACACCAACGAGGTTACTCTTCGATGCTGCATCATCAGGGAACGTTGAGTTTCTAGTGATTCTAATCCGTGCATATCCTGATCTTCTATGGAAAGTAGACGAGAAGAACCAGAGCCTGTTTCACATTGCTGCATTAAACCGTCATGAAAGCATCTTTAATATCATTTACGAACTCGGTTCCATCAAGGATTTGATAGCGGCATATAAGGAGGTTTCAACTAGAAACAATATGTTGCACCTCGTAGCTAGCTTGCCTCCTCCTGGTCGTTTGCAGATAGTGTCCGGGGCAGCACTTCAAATGCAAAGAGAACTTCTTTGGTTCAAG GCTGTGAAAAAAATTGTCCCTCATTCATATATCAAGGCCAAAAACAGCAAAGGAGAAGTGGCACAAGATCTCTTTACAGAGAAACACAAAGAACTGCGAAAAGAAGGAGAGAAATGGATGAAAGATACTGCAACCTCATGCATGCTCGTCTCAACTTTGATAGCCACTGTGGTTTTTGCTGCGCCTTTTACAGTACCAGGCGGGATTAATGACACAACCGGGTTCCCCATCTTAAAGAATAAG GTACGCTGA
- the LOC106313740 gene encoding nucleoside diphosphate kinase 1, with amino-acid sequence MEQTFIMIKPDGVQRGLVGEIICRFEKKGFTLKGLKLITVDRPFAEKHYQDLSAKPFFSSLVDYIISGPVVAMIWEGKNVVLTGRKIIGATNPAASEPGTIRGDFAIDIGRNVIHGSDSVESANKEAALWFPDGPVNWQSSLHSWIYE; translated from the exons ATGGAACAAACTTTCATCATGATCAAGCCCGACGGCGTCCAGAGGGGTCTG GTCGGTGAAATCATCTGCAGATTCGAAAAGAAGGGTTTCACTTTGAAAG GTCTGAAGCTGATCACTGTGGACCGTCCTTTTGCTGAGAAACACTACCAAGACTTGTCTGCCAAGCCTTTCTTCAGTAGCCTTGTTGATTACATAATCTCTGGTCCAGTCGTTGCTATGATCTGGGAGGGGAAGAACGTTGTTTTGACAGGAAGGAAGATCATTGGAGCAACTAACCCTGCGGCTTCTGAACCAGGAACCATCCGTGGGGATTTTGCTATTGACATTGGCAGGAACGTGATCCATGGGAGCGACTCAGTGGAGAGTGCTAACAAGGAAGCTGCTTTGTGGTTCCCTGACGGACCTGTGAACTGGCAGAGCAGCCTTCATTCTTGGATCTACGAATGA
- the LOC106316710 gene encoding protein PHLOEM PROTEIN 2-LIKE A8-like, whose amino-acid sequence MVDPARPRPPQVFVNSGATELPDDFIKHLVSGLTDLGILNIFMDRDDWWGRDLDRLFTCIEESTIALVIFSPCYPETEWCLDELVKMKERVKNNKLLVIPIFFNVSKNDVRNFEGEFGDRFMELRKRYTKYKYDPFRVQRWETSVMTISKLEPSLAWETQSSSISLAMDIIKEVNKELDIASDAGFFLPLGFHKDSHSKLTNGEVFVSAFLVAFLFRLFIARLVFTDMTFFGTAKWLVGFPIAIVVLYQLHCALINKTDEHLMLDY is encoded by the exons ATGGTGGATCCAGCACGACCACGACCACCTCAAGTGTTTGTCAATTCAGGCGCAACCGAGTTGCCTGATGATTTCATCAAACATCTCGTGTCGGGCTTGACCGATCTAGGGATACTCAACATTTTCATGGACAGAGACGACTGGTGGGGAAGAGACCTAGACCGTCTATTTACCTGCATCGAGGAGTCAACAATCGCGCTCGTTATCTTCTCACCGTGTTATCCAGAGACAGAATGGTGCTTGGACGAGCTTGTTAAAATGAAGGAACGAGTAAAGAACAACAAACTCTTGGTAATTCCTATCTTCTTTAACGTGAGCAAGAACGACGTGAGAAACTTCGAGGGAGAGTTTGGAGATCGATTCATGGAGCTGAGAAAAAGATACACGAAATACAAATACGATCCTTTTAGGGTTCAAAGATGGGAAACGTCGGTGATGACTATTTCAAAACTGGAGCCCAGTTTGGCGTGGGAAACACAAAG CTCGAGTATCTCTCTTGCCATGGATATTATTAAGGAGGTTAACAAGGAGCTAGACATAGCCTCGGATGCGGGATTCTTCTTGCCCTTAGGGTTCCACAAAGATTCGCATTCAAAATTGACGAATGGAGAAGTGTTTGTTTCTGCTTTTCTTGTGGCTTTTCTCTTTAGACTCTTCATAGCTCGTCTTGTATTCACAGATATGACCTTTTTCGGCACTGCAAAGTGGTTAGTAGGTTTCCCAATTGCGATTGTTGTATTATACCAGTTACATTGTGCATTGATAAACAAAACAGACGAGCACCTGATGCTTGATTACTAG